Below is a genomic region from Paenibacillus rhizovicinus.
GATAATCGCGCCGCTTGAAGTCGGCAGCAGACGGTCTTCTGGACGGTATTGTAACTTTAGTATCCAAAATGGGGAGGAAATGTTCAATGACACATTATCGCCTGTTTCGCCGGGCAGCGCTCGCCGGGGCTTTGGCTCTGCCCATCTTGACGACCGGCTGCGGCTTGTTCTCGCAACCCGCCAGCGAAGCCATCGATCCGCCGCAGAACAGCACGCAGAATGTCAGCACGAATGTTGATCCGGGACAAGTCACGGCACAAGGGGATCAGTCCCAAATGACGCTGTACTTGCGGGACCGGAACGGTCTGCTCGCTCCGATTACGGTCTTGTCGACATTAGGACAAGATGAGCAGCCTGCTCAGAAAGCGCTCGAAATGATGGTCGACGGCAGTGCCTACGCCAATGAGATTCCGGACGGCTTCTCGGCGGTCTTGCCGAAAGGGACAACGATCAAACAGCTGAACATCATCCCGGACCAGAAACAAGCCGTCGTCGATTTCTCCAAAGAATTCGGTACCTATTCGGCAGCGGACGAGCGGAAGATCGTTGAAGCCGTGACGTGGACGCTGACAAGCCAGCCGGATATTACGAACGTGAAGCTCATGATGGAGGGCAAGGAATTGTCGCAAATGCCGGTCGACGCGATGCCGATCGACGAACCGTTGACGCGGGCAGTCGGCATTAACCTTGAAGCGGCGGACGGAGTCGACTACAGCGTTTCGACGCCGGTCACGATTTATTTCTCCGCGCTTTCGCCGGACAACGAGCAATATTACGTACCGGTCACGAGACTCGTGAACCGCAGCAACAACCGGGCCAAAACAGCCATCGAGCAGCTGATCAGCGGTCCGATCGGCGACCTTCCGCTCAAAGCGGTGATGACGTCGGACGTGGTCGTGAAGAACGTAACCAAAGCGAAGGACGTCGTCACGGTCGAGCTGCAGGACGACAGCTACCAGGCAGGCCAGAAAGAACCGGCCGAAATGCTGCAAGCCGTCGTGCTTTCGCTGACTGAGAATACCGGCCTCGGCAAAGTACAGATCAAGCTGAACGGCAAGTCGGATTTCGTGGATTCGAACAATCAAGCGTACAATGAGCCAGTCTCCCGCATGGAGCATATTAATGCTTTTAAATCCTAGAGCAACCCCGATCCGCCCCCGGCGAATGCGCGTATTCGCCTCCGGGGCGGATCTTTTTGCCGCGATTCGGGGCAAAGATGTTTTTCGGGTTCGCTTTTGGTAAAATAGGGTGGACCCATTGACAGGAGGACTACAGATATGAGATTCGACGGAAGACAGGCGGACGAGCTTCGCCCGGTCACGATTACGCTGCAACCCAACAAATACGCGGAAGGCTCCGTGCTCATCGAGTTCGGCGATACGAAAGTGCTCTGCACCGCTTCGATCGAAGAGCGGGTGCCGCCTTTTATGAAAGGGCAGGGCAAAGGCTGGATTAACGCGGAATACGCGATGCTGCCCCGCGCCACGCAAGTTCGCAATCAGCGGGAGTCCGCGAAAGGAAAGCTGACGGGCCGCACGATGGAAATCCAACGGCTGATCGGGCGTGCGCTTCGCTCGGTCGTCGATTTGCAGGCGCTCGGAGAGCGCACGGTCACGCTCGACTGCGACGTGCTCCAAGCGGACGGGGGAACCCGGACGACATCCATCACCGGCGCGTTCGTCGCGCTGGCGCTTGCCGTGGACAAGCTGAACCGCAATCATGCGTTCGCGAAATATCCGATTACCGATTTTCTCGCTTCGGTCAGCGTTGGCGTCATCGGCGAGCGAACGCTGCTGGATTTGAATTACGAAGAGGATTCCAAAGCGAAAGTCGATATGAACGTCGTCATGACGGGCGCGCGCAAGTTCGTTGAAGTGCAGGGAACCGGCGAAGAAGCGCCGTTCTCCCGGGAAGAGTTCAATTCGCTGCTCGCTTTCGCGGAAGAAGGCATCGCCAGCCTGATCGCCAAACAGCGCGACGTGCTGGGCGAGAAGGGCAGCCGAATCGGGCAGGCAACGGTATGAGGCGGGGAGAAACGGTTGTCGTAGCCACGAAGAATGCCGGCAAAGTGCGTGAATTCGCGCATGCGTTCGGCAAGCTCGGCATGGAAGTCGTCAGCATGTTCGACTACCCCGATCTGCCGGACGTCGTCGAGGACGGCGTCACTTTCGCCGAGAATGCGCGCAAGAAGGCGCGCGAAGTGGCGGAAGCGCTCGGCATGCCGGTGCTGGCCGACGATTCCGGCTTGGAAGTCGCTGCGCTCGGCGGCGATCCGGGCGTCTACTCTGCCCGGTATTCCGGCGAGGGCGCCACGGATGCGCGCAACAACGAGAAGCTGCTGCGGGAGCTTGCTCGCGTGTCGAACGGCGGCGAGTCGGCCGAACGGTTGTCCGACGGCACGAAGCTGCTCAGCGAGGCCCGGTTCGTCTGCACGCTGGCGCTTTACGATCCGGCAACGGGCACGTTCACGGAAAGCGAAGGTTACGTTTCCGGCTCCATCATGGAATCGCCGAGAGGCGAAAGCGGCTTCGGCTACGATCCGCTCTTCTGGGTGAACAGCGAAAGCAAAGGCATGGCGGAGATGACGAAGGAAGAGAAGCAGGCAATCGGCCACCGCGGCCGGGCGCTTGCCGACTTGCTGCAGAAGCTGGAAGTTTAAATGCATGAGAAAACCCCCGTTCGCAAGAAGGGGCATGGCGAGTTCGAGTTCTCGAACGATCGTCTGCCGCCTCGCTTTGCGGGCGGGGGTTTTTCTTGTTAACAGTTGCGGTTTATGGCCGGTTTACTTCCGATTCACTTCCGATTTACTGCCAGATTAATTCCTTTTTACTGCCAGTCAGATTGAATATAGGCCGCTGATTATCGAATACTGACTTGATAGTCGCGCAGCCACATATCCACTTGCAGCAGGTAGGCGAACAGCTGCGGGCCGGACATCAGCTGACCGAACCAAGGCAGGTTGGAGCTGGCCGCTTCGGATTCCGCCAGCTGGCGGATTTTCTTCACGTTGATGAGCGGGAGCAGCGGGGAAGTGCCTTCGTTGATCAATTCCAGCACCTGCGTGCGCACGGCATTCAGGTAGTTGGGGTTATGCGTCTTCGGATAAGGGCTTTTCTTGCGGTACAGGACGTCGTGCGGAAGAACGCCTTCCAGTCCTTTGCGCAGGATGCCTTTCTCCCGGTCGCCGGCCGTTTTGATTTCCCATGGAATGTTGTACACGTACTCGACCAGCCGATGGTCGCAGAAAGGAACCCGCACCTCGAGACCGGCGGCCATGCTCATCCGGTCTTTGCGGTCCAGCAGCGTCGGCATGAAGCGGGTAATATTGAGATACGACATTTGCCGCATTTTGCGCGTATTCTCGTCTTCGCCGGGGAGATGCGGAACCTCCGCGACGGCATCCAAGTAACGGTCGCCGATATATTCGAGCGGCCGAATCCAGGCGGCAACGTCCTGCGACAGCAGATCCGCCCGCATGCCGGCAGCCAGCGACCACGGGAACGTGCCGGCATTCAGCGCTTCCTCCCGGTGGAACCACGGATAACCGCCGAATATTTCGTCCGCCGCTTCTCCCGAGATCGCGACAGTTGCTTCCTTCTTGATTTCCCGGCAGAACAGCAGCAGCGACGAATCGACGTCGGCCATGCCGGGCATATCGCGAGCCGTCATCGCATCGTGAAGGGAGCTGACAAGTTCAGGCGTATCGAACACCATCGCATGATGGATGGTGCCGAGATGCGTCGTCATCCGTTGAATCCATGGCGCATCCGAATTCGGCTGGAATGCGTGGGATTTGAAATTCTTGTCGTTGTCGACGTAATCGACCGAGAACGTATGGACCGTTCCTTGTCCCGTCTCTTTGTAATAATTGACGGCCAGCGTCGTAAGCGCGCTGGAGTCGAGTCCGCCGGAGAGGAGCGTGCACAGCGGCACGTCGGAGACAAGCTGGCGCTCGACCGTGTCTTTCAGCAGAGCGCCTACGTTACGCGCCGTTTCATCGACGGTTTCCGTATGCGGCCGGCCTTCGAGCTTCCAATAATGCGATGCATGCACGCCCGAGCGGTTGACCACCGCGCATTGGCCGGGCAGCAGTTCCGTCAAATCGCGGTATACGCCGACGCCTGGCGTTCTCGCCGGCCCGACGATGAAGATTTCGGCCAAGCCTTCCGGCCCGACTTCCGGCTTGACGGCGGGATGCGCGAGCAGCGCTTTCGGCTCCGACCCGAAGATGAAGCGTCCTAGCTGCTTGGAGAAGAAGAACGGCTTGACGCCGAGCCGGTCGCGGGCGATGAACAGCTGCTCCTCGCGTGAATCCCATAGCGCGAAGGCGAAAATGCCGTTGAATTTCTCGACGCAGGACGGTCCCCACTCCATATATGCAACCAGCAGCACTTCGGTATCGCAAGTCGTCGTAAACCGCCGTCCGCGGCTTTCCAGCTCTCGCTTCAGCTCTGGCGCATTATAAAGCTCCCCGTTGTAAACGAGGACGTACGTATCGTCGTCGGATGTACGAATCATCGGCTGAGCTCCGTTTACGGGATCGATGACGGAGAGCCTGCGATGACCGAGCGCGCAATGCGGCGAGATCCAGGTACCGGAGGCATCCGGGCCGCGGTTTGCGAGCGTTCCGGTCATTTTCTCCAGAATGATGGATTGTTTCGTCAGGTCGGCGGTCCAATCAATCCAGCCCGTGAATCCACACATGGTCTCATTCCTTTCTTGCTGTAGGGTTAAAAACAGCGATACTAGAATGGTTATGCCGAGAAATTGGATAAAATGTCTGTCCGCAGGGGGATGCTAGAACCAGGATTATGCTTTCGAAGCAGTTTTGTTTTCCTTGCCGGCAGACCGGCTGCACGCTGCACTCACAAACCTTTTGGGAGGGAGTTTTCAATGATGGCCAATGAGCATGAGGCATCCAAAAATGA
It encodes:
- the rdgB gene encoding RdgB/HAM1 family non-canonical purine NTP pyrophosphatase, giving the protein MRRGETVVVATKNAGKVREFAHAFGKLGMEVVSMFDYPDLPDVVEDGVTFAENARKKAREVAEALGMPVLADDSGLEVAALGGDPGVYSARYSGEGATDARNNEKLLRELARVSNGGESAERLSDGTKLLSEARFVCTLALYDPATGTFTESEGYVSGSIMESPRGESGFGYDPLFWVNSESKGMAEMTKEEKQAIGHRGRALADLLQKLEV
- the asnB gene encoding asparagine synthase (glutamine-hydrolyzing), whose translation is MCGFTGWIDWTADLTKQSIILEKMTGTLANRGPDASGTWISPHCALGHRRLSVIDPVNGAQPMIRTSDDDTYVLVYNGELYNAPELKRELESRGRRFTTTCDTEVLLVAYMEWGPSCVEKFNGIFAFALWDSREEQLFIARDRLGVKPFFFSKQLGRFIFGSEPKALLAHPAVKPEVGPEGLAEIFIVGPARTPGVGVYRDLTELLPGQCAVVNRSGVHASHYWKLEGRPHTETVDETARNVGALLKDTVERQLVSDVPLCTLLSGGLDSSALTTLAVNYYKETGQGTVHTFSVDYVDNDKNFKSHAFQPNSDAPWIQRMTTHLGTIHHAMVFDTPELVSSLHDAMTARDMPGMADVDSSLLLFCREIKKEATVAISGEAADEIFGGYPWFHREEALNAGTFPWSLAAGMRADLLSQDVAAWIRPLEYIGDRYLDAVAEVPHLPGEDENTRKMRQMSYLNITRFMPTLLDRKDRMSMAAGLEVRVPFCDHRLVEYVYNIPWEIKTAGDREKGILRKGLEGVLPHDVLYRKKSPYPKTHNPNYLNAVRTQVLELINEGTSPLLPLINVKKIRQLAESEAASSNLPWFGQLMSGPQLFAYLLQVDMWLRDYQVSIR
- the rph gene encoding ribonuclease PH encodes the protein MRFDGRQADELRPVTITLQPNKYAEGSVLIEFGDTKVLCTASIEERVPPFMKGQGKGWINAEYAMLPRATQVRNQRESAKGKLTGRTMEIQRLIGRALRSVVDLQALGERTVTLDCDVLQADGGTRTTSITGAFVALALAVDKLNRNHAFAKYPITDFLASVSVGVIGERTLLDLNYEEDSKAKVDMNVVMTGARKFVEVQGTGEEAPFSREEFNSLLAFAEEGIASLIAKQRDVLGEKGSRIGQATV
- a CDS encoding GerMN domain-containing protein; its protein translation is MTHYRLFRRAALAGALALPILTTGCGLFSQPASEAIDPPQNSTQNVSTNVDPGQVTAQGDQSQMTLYLRDRNGLLAPITVLSTLGQDEQPAQKALEMMVDGSAYANEIPDGFSAVLPKGTTIKQLNIIPDQKQAVVDFSKEFGTYSAADERKIVEAVTWTLTSQPDITNVKLMMEGKELSQMPVDAMPIDEPLTRAVGINLEAADGVDYSVSTPVTIYFSALSPDNEQYYVPVTRLVNRSNNRAKTAIEQLISGPIGDLPLKAVMTSDVVVKNVTKAKDVVTVELQDDSYQAGQKEPAEMLQAVVLSLTENTGLGKVQIKLNGKSDFVDSNNQAYNEPVSRMEHINAFKS